A genome region from Nocardiopsis exhalans includes the following:
- a CDS encoding copper chaperone PCu(A)C — protein MTTSARSYLLPLRLLPLATAAALALSGCASAEPVAGDDDTEIEQGALQADLVTVTDPWVKAADADDGMTAAFGILSNGGDQDAVLVAARADGVSELIELHEVVSGDDGNMLMREKDGGFTVPAGSEHELSPGADHIMFMGLDQDLEPGAEVTVTLEFDDGSTHEFTAPVKDFEGANESYHGDH, from the coding sequence ATGACCACCTCCGCGCGTTCGTACCTTCTTCCGCTGCGCCTTCTTCCGCTGGCCACTGCTGCCGCCCTGGCCCTCAGCGGCTGCGCTTCGGCCGAGCCCGTGGCGGGCGATGACGACACCGAGATCGAACAGGGCGCGCTCCAGGCCGACCTGGTCACCGTCACCGACCCCTGGGTCAAGGCCGCTGACGCCGACGACGGGATGACCGCCGCCTTCGGCATCCTCAGCAACGGGGGCGACCAGGACGCCGTCCTGGTCGCTGCCCGGGCCGACGGGGTCTCCGAACTGATCGAACTCCACGAGGTGGTCAGCGGCGACGACGGCAACATGCTCATGCGGGAGAAGGACGGCGGGTTCACCGTGCCCGCGGGAAGCGAGCACGAACTCTCCCCGGGCGCCGACCACATCATGTTCATGGGGCTCGACCAGGACCTGGAACCCGGCGCGGAGGTGACCGTGACCCTGGAGTTCGACGACGGCTCCACGCACGAGTTCACCGCCCCGGTGAAGGACTTCGAGGGGGCCAACGAGAGCTACCACGGGGACCACTGA
- a CDS encoding sigma-70 family RNA polymerase sigma factor has translation MTDDHLRGLGVAPSDDLLRALHSRYADRLYRFVLRLSGDLPLAQDVVQETLLRAWRHPEIMARGEDQVRPWLYTVARNLVIDEMRSARRSRELTTGDPPEGAQADGSRSVLDSWLVADALTGLSDEHRAVVVGAYYRGRSVRELAAELGIPAGTVKSRLHYALRAMRLALQEKGVTS, from the coding sequence ATGACCGACGACCACCTTCGAGGTCTGGGCGTCGCCCCCTCCGACGACCTGCTGCGCGCCCTGCACTCGAGGTACGCCGACCGGCTGTACCGTTTCGTGCTGCGGTTGTCCGGCGACCTCCCCCTGGCCCAGGACGTGGTCCAGGAGACCCTGCTGCGCGCCTGGCGCCACCCGGAGATCATGGCGCGAGGCGAGGACCAGGTCCGCCCGTGGCTGTACACGGTCGCCCGCAACCTCGTCATCGACGAGATGCGCAGCGCCCGCCGGTCCCGTGAACTCACGACCGGGGATCCGCCCGAGGGCGCACAGGCCGACGGCAGCCGGTCGGTACTGGACTCGTGGCTGGTCGCGGACGCGCTCACGGGTCTGTCCGACGAACACCGGGCCGTGGTGGTGGGTGCCTACTACCGTGGCCGGTCGGTGCGCGAACTCGCCGCGGAGCTGGGGATACCCGCCGGAACGGTGAAGTCCCGGCTGCACTACGCGCTGCGGGCCATGCGCCTGGCCCTACAGGAGAAGGGAGTCACGTCATGA
- a CDS encoding cytochrome P450 family protein: MPCPLTGANDAEVPFLDPYPDDLQAHREELYQQGPVTPVELPGGVRAWATTHHAAAKATLNDPRFVKDPHQWADFQNGKVSQDWPYMGVLTFDGINMLGLDGAPHRRMRRLTAHPFSARRVERLRPHIERITDEYLDALDKRAHEPLDLKKEFSFRVPITVIGELYGVPEEEYDKLGDLYAPLFFVDTDPGEHLDLYAQIYQYFTELVARKKADLDAHDDFTTDLLRSTGEGEEPLTEGEVIVTLLMVVAAGHETTVNLINNVVRALLNHPEEHARLRAGELTWEQVIEETLRYNPPNNAILFRFATEDVPMGEVTISKGDALVTHYGAITKDREEYGEDVHVFDPSRTKGRHISFGYGPHMCPGAPLARLEAGIVLRKLFARFPDLRLAVPDRELENEAALIVNSLKEFPVLLRP; this comes from the coding sequence ATGCCCTGCCCCCTGACCGGAGCCAACGACGCCGAAGTCCCCTTCCTCGACCCCTACCCGGACGACCTCCAGGCCCACCGCGAGGAGCTCTATCAGCAGGGCCCGGTCACCCCGGTCGAGCTGCCGGGCGGAGTGCGGGCCTGGGCCACCACCCACCACGCCGCGGCCAAGGCCACCCTCAACGACCCGCGCTTCGTCAAGGACCCCCACCAATGGGCCGACTTCCAGAACGGGAAGGTCTCCCAGGACTGGCCGTACATGGGTGTGCTCACCTTCGACGGCATCAACATGCTCGGCCTCGACGGCGCCCCGCACCGGCGGATGCGCCGACTCACCGCCCACCCCTTCTCGGCCCGCCGGGTGGAGCGGCTGCGCCCGCACATCGAGCGGATCACCGACGAGTACCTGGACGCCCTCGACAAGCGCGCCCACGAGCCCCTGGACCTGAAGAAGGAGTTCTCCTTCCGGGTGCCGATCACCGTCATCGGCGAGCTCTACGGGGTGCCGGAGGAGGAGTACGACAAGCTCGGCGACCTGTACGCCCCGTTGTTCTTCGTCGACACCGACCCGGGGGAGCACCTCGACCTCTACGCGCAGATCTACCAGTACTTCACCGAGCTGGTCGCGCGCAAGAAGGCCGATCTGGACGCGCACGACGACTTCACCACCGACCTGCTCAGGTCCACGGGGGAGGGCGAGGAGCCGCTCACCGAGGGGGAGGTCATCGTGACCCTGCTGATGGTGGTGGCCGCCGGGCACGAGACCACGGTCAACCTCATCAACAACGTTGTCCGGGCCCTGCTCAACCACCCTGAGGAGCACGCCCGGCTCCGCGCGGGCGAGCTCACCTGGGAGCAGGTGATCGAGGAGACCCTCCGCTACAACCCGCCCAACAACGCGATCCTCTTCCGGTTCGCCACCGAGGACGTGCCCATGGGCGAGGTGACCATCAGCAAGGGCGACGCCCTGGTCACGCACTACGGCGCCATCACCAAGGACCGCGAGGAGTACGGCGAGGACGTGCACGTCTTCGACCCGAGCCGTACCAAGGGCCGTCACATCAGCTTCGGCTACGGCCCGCACATGTGCCCGGGGGCTCCGCTGGCACGCCTGGAGGCGGGCATCGTGCTCCGCAAGCTCTTCGCCCGCTTCCCCGACCTGCGACTGGCCGTCCCGGACCGGGAACTGGAGAACGAGGCGGCGCTCATCGTCAACAGCCTCAAGGAGTTCCCGGTCCTCCTGCGCCCGTAG
- a CDS encoding glycoside hydrolase family 13 protein produces the protein MTFRTTAGESGLPAELAVDPDWWRQAVVYQIYPRSFADADGNGIGDLRGITSRVPYLRDLGVDAVWLSPFYPSALADGGYDVDDYRDVDPKIGTLDDFDAMAAALSAAGIKLVVDIVPNHSSDRHMWFREALAAPPGSPARDRYIFREGNGPDGSLPPADWTSAFGGPAWTRVPDGQWYLHTFAREQPDLNWDHPQVREDFLRTLRFWSDRGVHGFRVDVANGLVKNLPEKLPTQAELDATPQDGHHPLLDRDEVHEVYEAWREVFDEYDPPRFGIAEAWVAPERRARYASPRGLGQAFNFDLLEANFDAGEFREIVTFNLESARKVGSSSTWVLSNHDVVRHATRYGLPHALGGEGRIGVRWLLNGGREPVLDAAAGLRRARAATLFKLALPGSAYLYQGEELGLHEVAEIPDEARQDPAFFRGREVSVGRDGCRVPIPWTTEGPSLGFGPGRAHLPQPPWFAHYAVSVQEGDQGSTLNLYRKALDLRRSLQGEESLEWVETGTGQVLAFRRPGGWLCVTNFGDLPVDLPEGEVLLSSTPLTGGLLPGATTVWLRA, from the coding sequence TTGACCTTCCGTACCACCGCCGGTGAGAGCGGTCTGCCGGCGGAGCTCGCCGTCGACCCCGACTGGTGGCGCCAGGCCGTCGTCTACCAGATCTATCCGCGCTCGTTCGCTGACGCCGACGGCAACGGGATCGGGGACCTGCGGGGGATCACCTCGCGGGTGCCCTATCTGCGGGACCTGGGTGTGGACGCGGTCTGGCTGAGCCCGTTCTACCCCTCGGCGCTGGCCGACGGGGGCTATGACGTGGACGACTACCGCGACGTGGACCCCAAGATCGGCACCCTGGACGACTTCGACGCCATGGCGGCGGCGCTCTCCGCCGCCGGGATCAAGCTCGTCGTGGACATCGTGCCCAACCACTCCTCGGACCGGCACATGTGGTTCCGTGAGGCGTTGGCCGCGCCACCGGGCTCCCCCGCGCGGGACCGCTACATCTTCCGGGAGGGCAACGGGCCCGACGGTTCCCTGCCTCCGGCGGACTGGACGTCGGCCTTCGGGGGGCCTGCCTGGACGCGGGTCCCCGACGGTCAGTGGTACCTGCACACCTTCGCCAGGGAGCAACCGGACCTGAACTGGGACCATCCGCAGGTGCGCGAGGACTTCCTGCGGACGCTGCGGTTCTGGTCCGACCGCGGGGTGCACGGTTTCCGGGTCGACGTCGCCAACGGGCTCGTCAAGAACCTGCCGGAGAAGCTGCCCACCCAGGCCGAACTGGACGCGACACCCCAGGACGGACACCATCCCCTCCTGGACCGGGACGAGGTGCACGAGGTCTACGAGGCTTGGCGCGAGGTCTTCGACGAGTACGACCCGCCGCGTTTCGGTATCGCCGAGGCGTGGGTGGCACCGGAGCGGCGGGCGCGCTACGCCAGCCCGCGTGGTTTGGGGCAGGCGTTCAACTTCGACCTGCTGGAGGCGAACTTCGACGCCGGGGAGTTCAGGGAGATCGTCACCTTCAACCTCGAGTCGGCTCGAAAGGTCGGGTCCTCGTCCACCTGGGTCCTCTCCAACCACGACGTCGTGCGCCACGCCACGCGCTACGGGCTTCCGCACGCGCTGGGGGGCGAGGGCCGGATCGGGGTCCGGTGGCTGTTGAACGGCGGGCGTGAGCCGGTGCTGGACGCCGCGGCGGGGCTGCGGCGGGCACGCGCGGCCACGCTGTTCAAGCTGGCCCTGCCCGGCAGCGCCTATCTGTACCAGGGTGAGGAGCTGGGGCTGCACGAGGTGGCCGAGATCCCGGACGAGGCCCGCCAGGATCCCGCCTTCTTCCGCGGCCGCGAGGTCTCGGTGGGCCGGGACGGCTGCCGGGTGCCGATCCCCTGGACCACGGAGGGACCGTCCTTGGGGTTCGGTCCGGGGCGGGCGCACCTGCCCCAGCCACCGTGGTTCGCCCACTACGCGGTTTCGGTGCAGGAGGGGGATCAGGGGTCCACGCTGAACCTCTACCGGAAAGCGCTGGACCTGCGGCGCAGCCTCCAGGGAGAGGAGTCACTGGAGTGGGTGGAGACCGGGACCGGGCAGGTACTGGCGTTCCGCCGCCCGGGCGGGTGGCTGTGCGTGACCAACTTCGGCGACCTGCCGGTCGATCTGCCGGAGGGCGAGGTCCTGCTGTCGAGCACGCCGTTGACGGGCGGGCTCTTGCCCGGAGCCACGACGGTGTGGCTGCGGGCCTAG
- a CDS encoding anti-sigma factor family protein, giving the protein MTSEDRYREWDASYVLGVLDPEERREFERHLAVCAECRSAVTEMAGMPGLLGAVPFEQAVSTTADAGEGRGNGDGDTEPGGQHGAPGTPVPPLSRVADAARRRRSRVRALFATVAAGVVLVAGAGGWAVGRAASLAGPGSTDTPQATSAPASVELLPTGQTEIRASLVITPTAWGTRFDWSCDYPVAEEDGDGRGWQEEDVYTLVLVDDDGQRSVAATWSWTDSETSTGLGASSALPLERIDSVEIGLEGADYTLASGQV; this is encoded by the coding sequence ATGACCTCCGAGGACCGGTACCGCGAGTGGGACGCCTCCTATGTGCTGGGGGTGCTGGACCCGGAGGAGCGACGTGAGTTCGAGCGACACCTGGCGGTCTGCGCCGAGTGCCGGAGCGCGGTGACTGAAATGGCCGGAATGCCCGGCCTGCTGGGCGCGGTCCCGTTCGAACAGGCCGTATCCACCACCGCGGACGCCGGAGAGGGCAGGGGTAACGGGGACGGGGACACCGAACCGGGCGGGCAGCACGGCGCTCCCGGTACGCCGGTGCCACCGCTCTCGCGGGTCGCCGACGCGGCGCGGCGCCGCCGGTCCCGCGTTCGCGCCCTGTTCGCCACCGTGGCCGCCGGGGTCGTTCTCGTGGCCGGAGCGGGCGGATGGGCGGTGGGGCGGGCCGCCTCCCTGGCCGGTCCAGGGAGCACCGACACCCCGCAGGCGACCAGCGCCCCGGCCTCCGTCGAGCTGCTGCCGACCGGCCAGACCGAGATCCGGGCGTCGTTGGTCATCACCCCCACGGCCTGGGGCACCCGGTTCGACTGGAGCTGTGACTACCCCGTGGCCGAAGAGGACGGGGACGGGCGGGGTTGGCAGGAGGAGGACGTCTACACACTCGTGCTCGTCGACGACGACGGGCAACGGTCGGTCGCCGCGACGTGGTCCTGGACCGACAGCGAGACCTCCACCGGGTTGGGCGCCTCCTCCGCCCTGCCGTTGGAACGGATCGACAGCGTCGAAATCGGGTTGGAGGGTGCGGACTACACGCTGGCCTCAGGCCAGGTGTGA
- a CDS encoding cytochrome P450: MPNEPVRLHDPRFSTDRGGFHERMRAEHGPVVPILLEGDIAAWLVIGYTELHYVLSAPELFARSSSRWNGWDRLPPESPLQTVLAPLPNILFAEGEDHRRRSKAVNDALDAVDPHELRRVTARFADRLVDAFCGDGRAELRTQYADPLPSLVLGWLYGFDDEEIDVLAKAMSVLFDSSGAGVFEAYTELVSRFGAAITERRSRPGADVISRLVSDPIGYTDEQLTAELIAILGGGDQPTTEWLGNALRLTLTDERFSASMSGARSSVRDALTEVLWEDSPSQVNAGRFAALDLELAGKLIRKGDLVMLAYGAANHDPRVRGAGPGQVGANHAHMSFSHGKHACPHAAQGIAELIATTGIEVLLDRLPDLELAIPPEDLRWRPSPWARGVVCLPVTFSPATLLGEF, encoded by the coding sequence ATGCCCAACGAACCGGTCCGGTTGCACGATCCGCGGTTCAGCACCGACCGCGGCGGTTTCCACGAGCGGATGCGCGCCGAGCACGGCCCGGTCGTCCCGATCCTGTTGGAGGGCGACATCGCCGCCTGGCTGGTGATCGGCTACACAGAGCTGCACTACGTGCTCAGCGCCCCGGAGCTGTTCGCGCGCAGCTCCTCGCGGTGGAACGGCTGGGACCGTCTACCACCGGAATCACCGCTGCAGACGGTCCTGGCTCCGCTGCCCAACATCCTCTTCGCCGAGGGGGAGGACCACCGGCGCCGCTCCAAGGCGGTCAACGACGCGCTCGACGCCGTCGACCCGCACGAGCTCAGGCGAGTGACCGCCCGGTTCGCGGACCGGCTCGTCGACGCGTTCTGCGGCGACGGCCGGGCCGAACTGCGCACCCAGTACGCCGACCCGCTGCCCAGCCTGGTCCTGGGCTGGCTCTACGGCTTCGACGACGAGGAGATCGACGTCCTTGCCAAGGCGATGAGCGTACTCTTCGACTCCTCCGGCGCGGGGGTGTTCGAGGCCTATACCGAGCTCGTCAGCCGTTTCGGTGCCGCGATCACCGAACGCCGCTCCCGACCCGGAGCGGACGTGATCTCCCGGCTGGTGAGCGACCCGATCGGATACACCGACGAACAGCTCACAGCCGAGCTCATCGCGATCCTGGGCGGCGGTGACCAGCCCACCACCGAATGGCTCGGGAACGCGCTGCGGTTGACGCTGACCGACGAGCGCTTCTCCGCCTCGATGTCCGGCGCCCGCAGCAGTGTGCGCGACGCCCTCACCGAGGTGCTCTGGGAGGACTCGCCGTCCCAGGTCAACGCGGGCCGCTTCGCCGCCCTGGACCTGGAACTGGCCGGAAAACTCATCCGCAAGGGCGACCTGGTGATGCTCGCCTACGGCGCCGCCAACCACGACCCCCGGGTCCGGGGTGCCGGACCCGGCCAGGTGGGCGCCAACCACGCCCACATGTCCTTCTCCCACGGAAAACACGCCTGCCCGCACGCGGCCCAGGGCATCGCCGAACTCATCGCGACCACCGGCATCGAGGTCCTGCTCGACCGGTTGCCCGACCTCGAACTGGCGATTCCCCCGGAGGACCTGCGCTGGCGCCCGTCCCCCTGGGCGCGGGGAGTCGTCTGCCTGCCCGTCACCTTTTCCCCAGCGACGCTTCTCGGAGAGTTCTGA
- a CDS encoding Dyp-type peroxidase, with protein MSPDEQRPGPSRRRVLLGGAAAAGAGAVALTGSDALVRSLRSAAGEAPDADPVHGGRTHPFHGAHQAGIATPPQANARFIGVDLHEEVDADGVRRLLSLLSDDAARLTQGRAALADTEPELALAPAGLTVTLGFGPGLVERVDPEAVPAWLGPLPAFDTDRLEDRWSHGDLLLQVCCDDPVTLSHAARMLLKDVRAFGSVRWAQEGFRRSHGTEPAGTTMRNLMGQVDGTVNPEADEADFDPLVWCDTDGPGWLRGGTAMVLRRISMDLDGWDRLDRPGREDSVGRRLDNGAPLTGAEEHDEPDLDAVTPLGFPVIAEYAHIRRARSEDPDERIFRRAYNYESAVGGADGDDAGLLFVCYQRDPDRQFVPIQRRLDRLDLLNEWITHIGSAVFAIPPGCAEGGFVGETLFDR; from the coding sequence ATGAGCCCCGACGAACAGCGCCCCGGGCCCTCCCGCAGGCGCGTGCTCCTGGGCGGTGCGGCCGCGGCCGGGGCCGGTGCGGTGGCCCTGACCGGTAGCGACGCCCTGGTCCGGTCGCTGCGTTCCGCGGCCGGGGAAGCACCGGACGCGGACCCGGTGCACGGCGGGCGCACCCACCCCTTCCACGGTGCTCACCAGGCGGGGATCGCGACCCCGCCCCAGGCCAACGCACGGTTCATCGGCGTCGACCTGCACGAGGAGGTCGACGCCGACGGGGTGCGGCGGCTGCTGTCCCTGCTCTCCGACGACGCCGCCCGACTGACCCAGGGCAGGGCGGCGCTGGCCGACACCGAACCCGAACTCGCCCTCGCCCCCGCCGGGCTGACCGTCACCCTGGGGTTCGGCCCCGGCCTGGTCGAACGGGTGGACCCGGAGGCGGTCCCCGCGTGGCTGGGTCCACTGCCCGCCTTCGACACCGACCGGTTGGAGGACCGCTGGTCCCACGGCGACCTCCTGCTCCAGGTGTGCTGCGACGACCCGGTGACGCTCTCGCACGCGGCGCGCATGCTGCTCAAGGACGTGCGGGCCTTCGGTTCCGTGCGCTGGGCCCAGGAGGGCTTCCGGCGCTCCCACGGCACGGAGCCGGCGGGGACCACCATGCGCAACCTCATGGGCCAGGTCGACGGCACCGTCAACCCGGAGGCGGACGAGGCGGACTTCGATCCGCTGGTGTGGTGTGACACTGACGGCCCCGGCTGGCTCCGGGGCGGTACCGCCATGGTGCTGCGTCGGATCTCCATGGACCTGGACGGGTGGGACCGACTGGACCGGCCGGGCAGGGAGGACTCGGTGGGGCGCCGCCTGGACAACGGCGCCCCGCTCACCGGCGCGGAGGAGCACGACGAACCTGATCTCGACGCGGTGACCCCGCTCGGCTTCCCGGTGATCGCCGAGTACGCCCACATCCGCCGCGCGCGCTCGGAGGACCCGGACGAACGGATCTTCCGCCGCGCCTACAACTACGAGTCGGCGGTCGGGGGCGCGGACGGAGATGACGCGGGGCTGCTGTTCGTCTGCTACCAGCGGGACCCGGACCGCCAGTTCGTGCCGATCCAGCGCCGTCTGGACCGGCTCGACCTGCTCAACGAGTGGATCACCCACATCGGCTCGGCGGTCTTCGCCATCCCGCCGGGATGTGCCGAAGGGGGGTTCGTGGGCGAGACGCTCTTCGACCGCTGA
- a CDS encoding cytochrome P450 yields MPNEPVRLYGPDFQSDPAGLFESVRSAHGPVVRVFLDGDVPAWLVLGYGSSTAG; encoded by the coding sequence ATGCCCAACGAACCGGTCCGGCTGTACGGTCCGGACTTCCAGTCCGACCCCGCCGGACTCTTCGAGAGCGTGCGCTCGGCCCATGGCCCGGTCGTGCGCGTGTTCCTGGACGGAGACGTCCCCGCCTGGCTGGTGCTGGGCTACGGGAGCTCCACCGCGGGCTGA
- a CDS encoding copper resistance CopC family protein has protein sequence MGVFARALSATAAILIPTLAAVLVPVPASAHDALVASAPEDGQSLRSAPEEVVLTFSGEVMDVSTAVLVLDSRAEAVHTTEPLVRGHDVSVELPGEVAEGGYAVRWRVVSSDGHPISGSFTFEVGEGGPPPPPLDAVPEEEPGESSPAQEPVASGPVADPVPRTAVLALVGALGGLLLYLAALYLRRRQHTAGSTSPVATTTDKDSQ, from the coding sequence ATGGGTGTGTTCGCCCGCGCCCTGTCAGCCACCGCCGCGATCCTGATCCCGACACTGGCCGCGGTCCTGGTCCCGGTACCGGCCTCGGCCCACGACGCCCTGGTCGCCTCGGCCCCCGAGGACGGCCAGAGCCTGCGGTCCGCACCCGAGGAGGTCGTGCTCACCTTCAGCGGCGAGGTGATGGACGTGTCCACGGCCGTGCTGGTCCTGGACTCCCGAGCGGAGGCCGTCCACACCACCGAACCGCTCGTGCGGGGCCATGACGTCAGCGTCGAGCTGCCCGGGGAGGTCGCCGAGGGCGGCTACGCGGTGCGCTGGCGGGTGGTCTCCAGTGACGGCCACCCGATCAGCGGATCGTTCACGTTCGAGGTGGGTGAGGGCGGGCCGCCGCCTCCGCCACTGGACGCGGTCCCCGAAGAGGAGCCGGGAGAGAGCTCCCCCGCACAGGAACCGGTCGCTTCCGGGCCGGTCGCGGACCCTGTTCCGCGGACCGCGGTTCTGGCCCTGGTCGGGGCCCTGGGCGGTCTCCTCCTCTACCTCGCCGCGCTGTACCTGCGGCGTCGACAACACACGGCTGGCAGCACCAGCCCAGTCGCCACCACTACCGACAAGGACTCCCAGTGA
- a CDS encoding ABC-F family ATP-binding cassette domain-containing protein, translated as MGYVDVNQVTHTLPDGRVLLDGVSFRVGEGSKTALVGANGAGKSTLLRLVRGEFPPQSGAVTVDGELGVMPQFVGHVRDATTVHELLVSVSPGPVRKAHADLEAAETAMMLSEDEKNQMRYAEAISRYGDAGGYEAEVVWDQCCMAALGTPYEHCRWREVRTLSGGEQKRLVIEALLRGPAPVLLLDEPDNYLDVPGKRWLEEALLATPKTVLFVSHDRELLSRVPDRIVTVELGAAGNSLWVHGGTFDTYHEARRERFARLDELRKRWDEEHAKLKALVSMYKQKAAYNSDMATRYQSAQTRLRRFEEAGPPQQQPREQNLRMRLRGGRTGKRALVCRDLELTGLMRPFDLEVWYGDRVAVLGSNGSGKSHFLRLLAGGGDDPESSLVPGEERANVEPVPHTGRARLGARVLPGWFAQTHEHPEFTGRTLLDILHNGQGTRRGLPRDESGRALDRYELALCAEQTFDTLSGGQQARFQVLLLELSGTTMLLLDEPTDNLDVVSAEALESALDAYQGTIVAVTHDRWFARGFDRFVVFGADGRVYETDEPVWDEGRVQRAR; from the coding sequence GTGGGTTACGTCGACGTCAACCAGGTCACACACACCCTGCCCGACGGGAGGGTACTGCTGGACGGGGTGTCGTTCCGGGTCGGCGAAGGGTCCAAGACCGCTCTGGTGGGTGCCAACGGCGCGGGCAAGAGCACCCTGCTGCGCCTGGTGCGCGGTGAGTTCCCGCCCCAGTCGGGCGCGGTCACCGTGGACGGCGAGCTGGGCGTGATGCCGCAGTTCGTGGGACACGTGCGGGACGCCACCACGGTGCACGAGCTGCTGGTCTCGGTCTCCCCCGGCCCGGTGCGCAAAGCCCACGCGGACCTGGAGGCGGCCGAGACGGCCATGATGCTCTCCGAGGACGAGAAGAACCAGATGCGCTACGCCGAGGCGATCTCGCGGTACGGTGACGCGGGCGGTTACGAGGCCGAGGTGGTGTGGGACCAGTGCTGTATGGCGGCCCTGGGTACGCCCTACGAGCACTGCCGGTGGCGCGAGGTGCGCACGCTCTCCGGCGGTGAGCAGAAACGCCTGGTCATCGAGGCGTTGCTGCGCGGACCAGCGCCGGTGCTGTTGTTGGACGAGCCGGACAACTACCTGGACGTGCCCGGCAAACGCTGGTTGGAGGAGGCGCTGCTGGCCACCCCGAAGACGGTCCTGTTCGTCTCACACGACCGCGAGCTCCTCAGCCGGGTTCCTGACCGGATCGTCACGGTGGAGCTGGGCGCGGCGGGCAACAGCCTGTGGGTACACGGGGGTACCTTCGACACCTACCACGAGGCCCGGCGGGAACGGTTCGCCCGCCTGGACGAGCTGCGCAAACGCTGGGACGAGGAGCACGCCAAACTCAAGGCGCTCGTGTCCATGTACAAGCAGAAGGCGGCCTACAACTCGGACATGGCCACGCGGTACCAGTCCGCGCAGACCCGGCTGCGCCGGTTCGAGGAGGCGGGCCCGCCCCAGCAGCAGCCCCGGGAGCAGAACCTGCGGATGCGGTTGCGCGGCGGCCGCACCGGCAAGCGGGCCCTGGTCTGCCGGGACCTGGAGCTGACCGGGCTGATGCGCCCCTTCGACTTGGAGGTCTGGTACGGCGACCGGGTCGCGGTGCTGGGCTCCAACGGTTCGGGCAAGTCGCACTTCCTGCGGCTGTTGGCCGGTGGCGGCGACGATCCCGAGTCCTCGCTGGTGCCGGGGGAGGAACGCGCCAACGTCGAACCCGTACCGCACACCGGGCGGGCCCGCCTGGGCGCCCGGGTGCTGCCGGGGTGGTTCGCGCAGACGCACGAGCACCCGGAGTTCACCGGCCGCACCCTGCTGGACATCCTGCACAACGGGCAGGGAACCCGCAGGGGCCTGCCCCGGGACGAGTCCGGCCGGGCGCTGGACCGCTACGAGCTCGCACTCTGCGCCGAGCAGACGTTCGACACCCTCTCCGGGGGCCAGCAGGCCCGGTTCCAGGTGCTGTTGCTGGAGCTGTCGGGGACCACGATGCTGCTGCTCGACGAGCCCACCGACAACCTGGACGTGGTCTCGGCCGAGGCCCTGGAGTCGGCGCTGGACGCCTACCAGGGCACGATTGTGGCGGTCACCCACGACCGCTGGTTCGCCCGGGGCTTCGACCGGTTCGTGGTGTTCGGCGCGGACGGCCGTGTGTATGAGACGGACGAGCCGGTGTGGGACGAGGGCCGGGTCCAGCGCGCCCGCTGA
- a CDS encoding YceI family protein → MRTGAKIALGSGAAVVVLAGAAFALGPRLYAERAEQRVQDAPVIEGSGDTADLDVADFEGTWTVAEGDSYAGYRVDEILNGQEVTVTGRTPQVQGAVTVTEGSITAATITVDMASVTTDESARDGYFRDSALDVGTYPTSEFALTGPVELTPGDDSVALSGDLTIRGVAQPVTLEARVGVTDAGAQVAGSIPIAFADFGVEAPDLGFVTVEDEGAVEFLLDLVREQ, encoded by the coding sequence ATGCGAACCGGAGCGAAGATCGCGCTGGGATCGGGCGCGGCGGTGGTGGTTCTGGCGGGGGCCGCTTTCGCCCTCGGCCCGCGCCTGTACGCGGAGCGCGCCGAACAACGGGTTCAGGACGCGCCCGTCATCGAGGGTTCGGGGGACACCGCAGACCTCGACGTGGCGGACTTCGAGGGCACGTGGACGGTGGCGGAAGGTGACTCCTACGCCGGGTACCGCGTGGACGAGATCCTGAACGGCCAGGAGGTGACCGTGACCGGACGCACCCCCCAGGTCCAGGGCGCGGTGACCGTGACCGAAGGCTCGATCACCGCGGCGACGATCACCGTGGACATGGCGAGTGTCACCACGGACGAGTCGGCCAGGGACGGCTACTTCCGCGACAGCGCGTTGGACGTCGGGACATACCCGACCTCGGAGTTCGCTCTGACCGGCCCGGTGGAGCTCACGCCCGGGGACGACAGTGTGGCGCTGTCCGGGGACCTGACGATCCGTGGCGTCGCCCAGCCGGTGACGCTCGAAGCGCGGGTAGGCGTCACCGACGCCGGGGCACAGGTCGCCGGAAGCATCCCCATCGCCTTCGCGGACTTCGGTGTCGAGGCCCCCGACCTCGGTTTCGTGACCGTTGAGGACGAGGGTGCGGTCGAGTTCCTTCTCGACCTCGTCCGAGAACAATGA